Within the Ananas comosus cultivar F153 linkage group 25, ASM154086v1, whole genome shotgun sequence genome, the region tttctaacaaaaatttaattgatttgaatatctttacgccgttaaacgagaaaacgcctcatatcgaccattaaaattacaaaatttgaaactctttgatcattaggcaaatgatgttaaaaagattttaaatttgatttctaaacacttcaaatggtatagatcatgttcaacggtgccgattgtcgatttggaggctctattatcgaaaacaaatggatggcaacggaatggaatacttgctaatttaaaggtgtaaaagaatcgaaatcgattaaatttaatataaaaaattctattcactatctagataatgataaataattttgattttaaattaaagtatctgatcattcatttttaggatatcgttcgattttgacttttcattttatactcacttaatggactttattataattttgaaaaatgattaaatttattttctagaagtttgaaATACTCtacatcatatttaacagtatggatcatcgattcggaagctcaatcattgaaaataatttatgactACGACGGGTTCTATACTCACAAGACTGTAGAAGTcagatgtgtgtgtgtgtgtgtgtgtgtgtgtgtgtagacaaggttttaagtgcccgtcggcataGGCCATATCCATCGTGTCGTACTGTgtcaacaagatatcggcacgatacagatcctgtgctgatggcacagctcaaaatcctctattctttaaattagtaagtagttttctcaataaagttcaaaagatgtgataaaaagatatagtaaacagttagaatattttgttgctaaagaaaataaatatttcatgctattatgtgtcggcatacAAGAATTTATTTAActggcacggctcggcacgcaccgtgccgtaccgtgccgacaAGTTTTCGGCGtgatcccgtgccacggcacttaaatccttgtgtgtagagctactatgctatcggaagcataaagtagttggtaCTTCcaatttttagcccttagatcaaaattctacggttgggatgatagcggtccccattggttaataatattaatcttattgttagaaatgatcaatgggaTTAATCTAGGgctaaaaaattggaagcaccaactactttatgcttctgatagcatagtagctacACAcgactactatatatattatgataagtacgatcgccttcaTCTTCGTAAgtcattttcaatgatagagcttccaaatcgatgatccatactgttaaacattatcttgagcatttaaagtttctagaaatcaaattttataattttttagcatcatttatattacgatcaaaagatctcaaaattaataatttttaatggccgatatggaatacttgctagtttaacagtgtaaaaaaatCGGAATCAGTTGaacttttgataaaaaattctattcactatctagataaaaattaataactctaatcttaaattgaaggatatgatcatccatttttaggacgtcgttcaattttgaccatttattttatgcccgcttgataaattttattatgatttttacgaaatttattttttaaaagtttcaaatactctaaattatatttatcggagtgaattgtcgattcggaagatccattatcaaaaataacttatgagtccGAACTCTCCCCCCCCCCGCCCTCCGTCTATATGTTCTCAGCGCTCGTTCTCCTCGGCGTCTCGTCGCCCGCTCCTTGTTTCGCCGGTCTCTCGTCGTCtattataagtatatatatatagtataatagtaGTAATATGAGACTTCAGCTCATGTGCGTTGTTAAAAGTACTGAAACACTTTGGTACTTGTATTTTTATCTTTAGATTATCCCTTGATCATTCAACCgtttgattatactattaacTCACCGCCACTCAAGTTCTACTATCGGACCACGCAACAGTATCCTAACCATATCATCCTCCTAATCCACATGtcaaaatctacaagcaccaacaCTTGGTAGCTTTTAAAAatcataggagctcaattcgatatatacaatattaaaatagtatacctaatatatatatatatatatatataaagctggGGCTATACTATAATTTTATGAGCTATAGATCCGTTGTAAATCATAAATGTTTTAACGCGTTGCATTGATGGATGTGTGGGTTTAAGGATGGATGGTGTCCCACCCTTTAAAATGATAGTAGTCCTACGGGTTGAGTGGGTTTTGGtcaaatagtatgatctaacggatgaaaaaaTGATTAATGGATGATAAATGTAAGGCCCGGAAAATTTATGAGTTAAGGAGTATATCAATACCGAACGAACACCGTGGACAGGTTCCCGCTTTCGGCCTTTCGTACAGCCAATGGGCTCATACTACACGACATCGCTCAGCCCCGGCCCTCAGCACGGACTTCGCCGCGACTCCGCTTCCGCTGAGCACATCTCAGCAGCCCCCCTCTCTACCGGATCTTCTTCCTCATATCGTCTTCTCCCGTCTCCTCACCCATTACCTCGTGTCCTTCGTCACCTCTGCTCTCTTCCTCCCAGGTCTACTCTCGTGCTTCTCCGTCCTCCTCATCCGCTcacttctccctctcccttctccCCTTGTGGACCTGGCCCGGCGCGCGCGGGACCGGCTGCGGGCACTGCTCTACTGCTCCTTTCTCCTACGCCTCCGCGAACCTCCTGCGTCGGCGCACTCCGCTCTCTCCCCACCGTCGTCCTTTCTCCTCTCGGCCGCCCTTTttcctctgtctctctctctcgtctctcgcCCACCGCGCCCTCCTCTCTTCGTCCTCGTCTCTTCTCCTGCCCTCAGCTCCGTCTTCGGCTTCTCCTCTCCCCGCGCAGGCTCCCGCCTCCGTGGCCCCCTTCGACTCTCGCATCCTCCCTCGCTCAGCCTCTCTTTCGTTCCGCCGGTCTCCCTTCCGATCGCTCGTCCCCTCcgcctctcctctccctcgtcGTCCTCGTCTTCCCTCCGCTCCTCCTCTCTTCCTcgctatatataataataatatatatataatataggttaataatattatatatatatattaatagatagagctaggctggtatactatccgGATAGCTACGGAGGCCCTCCGTGCTACAagtttgttttcaatgatggctGGCTTTCAAATCAGACAATCGGCTTcgttaacttgatctacactattaaaagttttggaaactaaaatttcataaatattttcAGACATCATAttgctagtgatcaaaaggcttccaaaattttaacaattttcaaTGTAGATATGATGCATTTTTAATGATTCAACGGAtgtaaggaagtatcaaattagatgaaaatttaatagaaattctACAATTTAAATCAATACACGAAACCAAtacttttgatttgaattttgaattctttatcactatttttatgagattttcattttcagccgtttatttttaaactactcgtttgataggtataTAGCcggaaaaattatgaaatttagtttccaaatacttttaatagtgtagatcaagtctaacggagccgatcgtcgtttagagccgcatcattgaaaaaaacttggtagcacggaggcctcccgtgctaccgatagtataccagcctagctctatatatatatatattatatatatattatatatataatatattatatatatatatatatattataatagtcaactgtgatactatcgatagtactaaagATTTGGTTTatcaagtttttcaccgttagatttaaccctctgATATTTTTACTAGTTagaattatactattcaaccaacacactcgctcaatcctagagggccaccatcatcctaaccatccattctcatctaagggctaaaaaatcaatagcaccaatagcttggtgctattgatagtattccagcctagttctatatatatatatatattatatatatatatatatatatatatatatagagagagagagagagagagagagagagagagagagagagagagaattgagctcctatgcttttaaaagtaccaaattattggtgcttgtaagttttctgcCCATGgtttaaggaatgtgcggttaggatgatatgggccccgtaaggttgagtgggtggttggttgaatagtataatctaatgggtgaaaatgatcaaaggtatagatctaacggtaaaaaatttacaaacaccaaatagttggtgcttttacaagcaccatagctggactctatatatatatataatagagctactatactcttatgagtatagagcccttcgtacttataagttgttttcgatgttggggctttcgaatcgacgatccacatcgttaaacatgatctatagtacttgaaacttctagaaaataaatttcgtaatttttcgaaatcataataaagtccatcaaacaggtataaaatgaacggtcaaaatcgaacgtcgtcctaaaaatgaatgatcggatccttcaattaaagatcggagttattgatctttatttaagtagtgaataaaattttctataaaaaatttaacctattccgattctttttaaccattaaactagcaaatatttcatactggccgttaaaaattgtcaattttgtgagcttttgatcgtaaggtaaatgatatcgaaaaattataaaatttaatttctaaaagttttaaatgctctaaataacatTTAACGatatagatcgtcgattcggaggctctatcatcgaaaataacttgtgagtacgaaggcgatcgtactcataagagtatagtagccggactatatatatatatatatatatatatatatatatatatatatatatagagagagagagagagagagagagagagagagagagagagagagagctaggttggtatactatcgtTAGTACGGAAGCCTTCGTGCtaacaagttgttttcaataatgcggtttccaaatcgacgatcggctcctaTATACTTGATCCACACTATTAAAGatgtttgaaaactaaattttataatttttgacatcaattatctatcaaatgagtagtctaaaaatgaacgactgaaaataaaaatttcataaaaaagatgataaaagacttgaatttaagagcAGAGATGCTgttcttactctaaatagtgaaaagaattttctataaaaatatcatcagatttgaattggtTTACACCGtcaaattcacaaacgcatcacatttatcattaaaattatcaattttgagaccttttgatcattagtcAGATTATGGAAAAGAGATGAGAATTATAAATGTGAGTAATTCGATGCTAAATTGACTGAGTTGTTTAACATTCTCTGCTTGAGcttataatttaaacttttaattatgTACTAGTTATTTAATCTATCAAATATTCTTTATACTTCAAATAAATATCTTGGTATACATTATGTACATTTCACATTTTTTGAACCAAATTACTTCTCATTCATAATAAAAGggggcccttttttttttttaaaacaaaatagtcCTCTAAAACGCGGGAACTAGAAGTGGTAAAAATGCAACGAtcactaaaaatataaagggaaaacttcaaaaccccccctgtggtttcgtgcattctcactttgctaccctgtgatttaaaacgtatcaatttgcccccctgtggtttcgtttttatctttttattatcaattttattattatttttttttaaaatcagtgacaaagttaaaattaaaggatactaaagtgactattcgataaatatagatggttatctgaagttttttgtatataatttaacgaaatattaacgaaaaagcttccgaaaagataaaaatgaaaccacaggggggtaaattgatacgttttaaaccacagggtagcaaagtgagaatgcacgaaaccacagggggggtttttgaaattttcccaaatataaaagaaaatataagcaaaagaaaattaaagcatcaaatagtaattttaatttctaactacatatatatatatatttgcgtGATGAACgtgaaaatactaaaaaaaaaactcaaaaatctatgatatataattaattggtAACTTTCCTTTCAAAGAGTTCATGAATATACCACAATGAAATTTTATTACAAGGACCAAATTAAAATCATCATTgcgccaaaaaaaaataaaaaaaataaaaaaataaaaaaatccttGCATTAAAGCATGCATAAAAAAGGTTTTTTGAGTTAGGTTGTTGTACTCGTAGCAGGTATTAATGGTTCATTGTAACAAAactttaaaggaaaaaaaataattgcttGGACTTTAAGTATTTGTACGTCTCATGtactataataaataattaaataataattaattatttatttttgaaaatttaaatttattttagaaaaaatataattataatatatttagagtcaaaactataaaaaaaatttattataaagatGATTTTTAGGCTAATATGGCATATACTTGCGCTTCAAAAAATGTCGTCCTACCAAGctgtatcaaattaatttattgaataataaattttattattattttttattttttgctattttaaaataggaaaaacttcaaaaatttttctgtggtttcgtagttttttactttgccccctgtggtttaaaatgtatcaatttgcccccatgtggtttcttttttttctttttcttatcaatttcattatttttttttcttaaatcagtgataaagttaatttaTCTCAAGTGAATatttaaagggtactaaagtgaatatttgataaatctagatagctATCtcaagttttttatatataatttaataaaatattaacgaaaaagctaccgaaaagataaaaaatgaaatcacatggggacaatttgatatattttaaaccacatgggggggGGGAGaaatgagaaactacgaaaccacatgggatttttttaaagtttttccattttaaaatatcaggattttaaaaaattctatcattttaAAATATCGGAATACATTTTACAGACATTTGGTATAAGTGTTGATATATACTTTGCAACTTTTTATTTACCAACGTTTGTACTGCGGCTTTTGAATACAAcgataaactattttaaaatgcTTTTAAGTATCTTTAAGTGCTAACAATTATCTGAGCATTCATTAGTCCTACATTAAACACCGAttgatttataaaaattaagtgtttaaaatttataatttcgatTTATAGATAAATTGCATCTGGGGAAACATTCATCGAACAATGCATGATGCAAAGGTACATGCGatagtttcttttattttttttatattttttatttttaaatgagtTGTTAAGCCGTCCATCTAAATTCCCACCAACCCCcctcaatttttaatatttcgaAACTAGTACGGTAAAGATATTGCTATTTTATACAAAGGACGAGAgtaataattaaacaaaatggATTTAATTAGTAGTCGGCGTGTATTGTTTCAGTGAACTCGGcaaccaataataataatacacgTTGCCCATTACTCCATGTACATACATGGaaagtaattattttaattaattaagtgcattaaatatttctaatttctaGATATTTACCATGCATTGTTGGGTTGTACTCGCATTAAAAACTAGGGAGTAATGAGTTGTTTTATTAGTCGGTGCAATGATGTGaacaataatataatttgtagataaaataataattatgataattaaaaattaaataaaaatctaCGATATAATTATACTAAAACTATTGAGGAATTATCTTAAGTGGGAAAAACTTTAATTAACTTTTGAGCGATttagcatatttatattttgttactgggcaatacaatttatttactaataatataataaagtaaagtgaaattaatattatcttatattttgtaagttataatattttatgatctatttatatttctcataaaagtatttttttaaaaaatacaaaatttataaaataaaaataaaataaaccacaCAAAAGCTGATTAATAAAGTTTCCCTATTTTATATTCCATAACTTCTAAAAAAGCGATTTTACCTtttcaaactctctctctctcatctctctgtTTCTCCACGTGGTCTCTTCTCCATATCCCTGTAAATTTGAACGTTATGCTTATTTTTGGACGAGTAGTGTACTTGGAATAGGACTCTGCATTAAATACGTACACAACACCAAATAtgccgtttggttcgggtataaataggaactagctattacagaaataggtacaagtatagagataaaaaaaaataatgtttggatgaaaattgggttgtttttggggataagaacaattttagatagttttatatagaaaatgaaagtgttggtggggataaccgagaactactattctcggataaaaaattagcatttggataaccgagaactatatatatatatatatatagagtgaggctactatgctatcggaagcacggagccttccgtgcttccacctcgttttcgatgttgcgactttcgaattgtcgatcggctccgttaaacttgatctagagtatttgaagtacctagaaaataaattttatgattttacgatatcatttgcctagtgaacgaaggggctcaaaatcaacggctgaaaataaaaatattacaaaatgtaataatatgacattaaaattttaaatcaaagatattgatcttattttatatagtataaagaattttctatcaaaatttcacgtgatttggatatttctacaccgttaaacttgcaaacggctcactacggccattgaNtatatatatatatatatatatatatatagtaaggctactatgctatcggaagcacgaagccttccgtgcttccagctcgttttcgatgttgcaactttcgaatcgtcgatcggctccgttaaacttgatctagagtatttgaagtacctagaaaataaattatgcaattttttgatattatttatttagtgaacgaaggggctcaaaatcaacagttgaaaataaaaatcttacaaaacgtgataatatgacgttaaaattttagatcaaagatgttgatcttgttttatatagcataaaaaattttctatcaaaatttcacgtgatttggatattctacaccgttaaacttgtaaacggcTCACtgcgaccattaaaattattgattttgagccccttcgatcactaggcaaatgatatcaaaaaatcaaaaaaattattttctagatatttcaaatactctagatcaagtttaacggagccgatcgacgatttgaaagtcgcaacatcgaaaatgaactggaagcacgaaaggctccgtgtttccgatagcatagtagtctcacactatatatatatatagagtagggctactgtgttATTAGGACCACAGTaacccttgtgctcctaagttcttaaccgctcatcaaatttgatgggttgTTAGGATGAAAGGGAAAAAagtaattggagagaaattggatttctcaatttctcttctctttaaatttctcttcaatatcttttctctctcattcaccctaaccatccatcaaatttgatgggcggttaagaatttaggagcacaagaactgctgtgctcctaatagcacaatagccttactctctctctctctctctctctctctctctctctctctctctatatatatatatatatatatattttactatatataataatacaatcCTCCTTAATCtatcttctctttcctttccttcttttaaatttatatttatacatctCCACACCCTTCACCCACCTCCCAAAACTTAAAcactaatctctctctctctctctctctctctctctctctctttctctctcttcattagTTCCCAGATCCTCTTCAATGGCCTCGTTAATGCTGTTGCTGCTCCTGCTCCAATCTCTTCTCCCTCTACTAATATTCTCCCTATTCTCAGGTATATAACTCTTCGTTTCGTATTCATGATTTTCTCAGTAACATGCGTGATTCGCCTTACGTTCATTCACGTCATTAGTTATAACTTAAAACTTGTGTGATGATTATTTTTGGGTTATTTTCTATGACTGCGCATTGATGGGGTGGTCCAGGGGTGTCGGCGGTGGCGACGTTCACGATCGCGAACAATTGCAGGTACGCAGTGTGGCCGGGGATTCTGTCGAGCGCCGGCGCTGCGCCGCTGGCGACGACGGGGTTCGCGCTCGCGCCGGGCGAGGCGCGCGCCGTCGACGCGCCGGCCGGGTGGTCGGGGCGCATCTGGGGCCGAACgctctgcggcggcggcggcggcggcggggcctTCTCTTGCGCCACGGGCGACTGCGGCTCCGGCGCCATCGAGTGCTCTGGCGGCGGCGCCGCGCCGCCCGCCACGCTCGCCGAGTTCACCCTCGACGGCAGCGGCAGCAACGACTTCTACGACGTCAGCCTCGTCGACGGGTAAATGCTTAAGCTACCAAAAAACAGTAATATCTTTTTGGTAGTATTGATTTTATATCATGCAAATATATAAATCATTGTTTTACCTAATGcacagattttaaaatttaataaacattatttttaagtatttaatagTTACTATATTTTTGTTTGTACTTTGAAAAATGATTGtgaataattataatatatatataatgcaacaGATCATAAAGTAATGATTAGGTAATCGATTATTATCATCGCTCATCTGAAGGTTTACTTTTTAATGTAACTTTTGTTCCTCTCCCCAAGTTCAAACAACAAATTCAATTATACTTTACCTTGAAAGAGCGACAATTTAggcaattatttttatatatataatacataaattttaaaatagtaatacataataaataatttgtcATTGAGTTTTCGTGTCGGCAgatgattttaatattttatattcaacaggtACAACATCCCGATGCTGGTGGCCCCGCAGGGCGGCAGTGGGCCCAATTGCAGGCCCACCGGGTGCCTAGCGGATCTGAACGGGGTGTGCCCATCGGATCTGAAGGTGGTGGTGGGCGGCGAGGGGGTCGCGTGCCGGAGCGCCTGCGACGCGTTCGGGGCGCCGCAGTACTGCTGCAGCGGTGCGTACGGTAGCCCCAGCACCTGCGGGCCGACGTCGTACTCGCTCTTCTTCAAGAACGCGTGCCCGCGGGCTTACAGCTACGCCTACG harbors:
- the LOC109728979 gene encoding thaumatin-like protein 1b — its product is MASLMLLLLLLQSLLPLLIFSLFSGVSAVATFTIANNCRYAVWPGILSSAGAAPLATTGFALAPGEARAVDAPAGWSGRIWGRTLCGGGGGGGAFSCATGDCGSGAIECSGGGAAPPATLAEFTLDGSGSNDFYDVSLVDGYNIPMLVAPQGGSGPNCRPTGCLADLNGVCPSDLKVVVGGEGVACRSACDAFGAPQYCCSGAYGSPSTCGPTSYSLFFKNACPRAYSYAYDDATSTFTCAAATASSYIITFCPSTSSLKSSSANPEAAGLPLINNTMVFVSGAAVPGRADRRSGLHLSLLLVVSVHMLTWHFFLFSRPF